Within Tenebrio molitor chromosome 3, icTenMoli1.1, whole genome shotgun sequence, the genomic segment CATACTAcaagaaaaagaggaaaaaatcgtgttaattttcaaaaagtattacataattaaaatgcgCATATCCATGAAACAAATTAGCTTCACTGTGAAATTTTGGAGATTCCTGCAATTCCTTTTCAAATGTAGTATAAAAAATTTGCCTAGATGCATTTTTCCAAACGAAACCTAAAATTATTGCTAATGTTTTGCAACATATTTGCATTTATGGAAGTAAAGGCttgccaaatttaaattaatcggGTATTTTATTACCAATCATTTATTCTTCATTCACTAAAATACCTATCTTCCAAAAATTGGTCCATAAATAACAGAGATATAAGACTTGAAAGTCTTAGGtgggacatcctgtatgtaaaattaattaaaattaaattgaaattgaaattatttccatTTGTGTTTCAATAAAAGAATAAGTGTATCTAAATTAACATCAATATATGATTGCTTCTGAATCGAAAAAtccatgtatttatttatttattcttcaGGTGCTCGGCagtaaaacgaaaaaaactgaTGCATGCACATGTTGAcatgaaaacaatttgaagCATGTAGTCATAAAAACGCTTCCGTTTATCGTCCGATAACGTCTCCACAAATTTATACATGGCAATTATGCACGGTGTGAGGGCCAACTCCAAATAATAACACTACACCTTATTATTCCTATTTACACTTCCTGTAGACTATCACAGAAGAAGAATAATGTGGGCATTGTGCACGACCAGCTGTGTGATTAATCTTAAATTAGGCATTTGATATCTTTATTGCGGATACTATGAGAGACaccgtaaaaaaaaatacgacgACAACAAACAAAAGGTGCGAACTTTTACAAGACCACGTCTTCCGGTGATTTGGAGAACCTTCCACCACATAAAGACGACGATCAAATTATCTCAGGTAGGGTACGATAGAACTAATTTCATTAACGAAAGCGTGACACGTAATTGGAAGTATCGTTTTCCATTGGTGGTACCACTGCCACCTGTTTAAAGTGTGAAAATTTGACGGTACGTCGCCAGAAATTAAGTCATCAAGTTATTATTACTCATGTGTTCACAGCTTAATAGGCGAGAGTAGCTTAAAACGGGTACTCTTCAAAGTCATAATCAGTCAAGAcactttaatattttaattaatttggtgTCTGGTAAAGATAGCCAAAAGGTGAAGCGTTGATGACGTAGATGATACGTCAGGAACGGTGTCCAGAAGAGGAAATTGATAACAATTAAATATGCATTGAAATtaagattaaattaaattaagacGCTGTTTGATTATGTCAAGTGTCAGTGGTCTAATATATAGCTATAGAGAAGGTCACGAAAACCTGCACCAGATGCAGTAAGAGTTTCTTCTGTTtcaaaatacgtacctactacgttgataaaaatttcaagcAATAACTTTTATACTTATTTAATCAATTACTTTATGTCGAGAAGGAAAAGTGgctatgtataaaataaagttGGTCTTGGTTGAGCAAGTACCACTTTAAACTTCAACCCTTGTATAATTTTTGGAGTAGGTGCTTCTCCCAAGTAATGGAagtctaaaatttttgttgaataatCTGTTGACACCTACTTTTGTTAGCGAAATTCAAGAAATCTTAAAACAGTTCTTATTTGACTTTAGaattaattacaatatttttttggaaaaatccgcgaaattaaattatttaacattttagaaaattcaataaaactaACAGTTTGTTAACTTTTGATTTATTGCTAAAATACTTGCACATGTCAGACTTTTCGTGTTTTGGGTTTTTAAGATCAAAAATTACTGGAAACGAATTGCCTTTTACTTGTTGTGGCAACTGTcgccaaaaaatattttttctgagaAATAATTTCACTAATGTTGTAATTGTTGTTTATGAAACATTAAAGGCAAGAAATGTCAAAGATCGTAACAGAAACACATGCAAACGCGAAGTAccctaaattaataaaaatagtctGGATCAAGTCTTCTTTGACAAATTCTAATTATTCAGAATTATTTAGCACTAATCATTCTTCAAATTACGAAGGTATTTGTTcttgtgtcaattttgtctCATTAAATAGTGACCTCATTTTTTACACTTGCACAGACATAAATTAAGCTGACATCCCATACAAATAACACCACGATCTTGGCATCTGtgtgttaaaaaatgaaagaagCCACAGcaataatttctaatttaaattaatttgttttttaattagcaAATTCTATGATATATTCTTTCCATCCATCATCGTTTTCTGTCAAGTCATCAATTACACAATTACGCCATTACTTAAGAGCAAGTTAGACGTATTCATTTAACTGCTTCATTAAATATGACATATTTTACCTAAACTATGCACATTAGCCTTAATTTCAggcgattttaaataatttaagaaattttatttttggagtTTTGATATTTAAATAGCCGGAGGCACgaattattaatgttttatctaaaattatacacatcaAAAAATCAAGATCGACAGCATTTTTTTCCACCACTCGGAGTAAAAGCCACTGGGGCATAATTTGTAACAAATCACTACTAATAAATTATGCATCACTTACCTGCTTTCTATTCAACTTATGAGATGACACTTTTACCTGTCAGAtaataaaactattttttctaaagatTTGTTTGTAGTTGACTTCTTACTGCTCAAATCGAGTTGTAGCTTCCATACTCACCCTTCTTTATTAGCATTAaacttagattttttttactcgatCGTACTATAGTTCGAGCGTTCAGATAGAAGTGAAAGTTTGCGGAAATGATACACATACAGTTCATaacatatatttatttgagcCTTCATTGCGTtcaaatacaacaaaatattaaataaagtttaaaaattttcaataacatAAAGGAGCTTTGCCATGAATATCAGCTAATGCGTATACATCTTTTGTATTATTCAGTATAgtataattattgataaatatttatttaaaaactttcTTGGAAGATGAGATATTTACGATATACGTATACGTAGTGTTTGtgtaatttcatttgaaacttttacaatattcgtacttaataaatattttttttcatgatgaatgaaatcaatGGTACCAcaactacatttttttaatacgaaTTTTCAATACTCCCAAAAgtacgatttaatttttttaccaacAACTAATTTAGGTTCTTTTAAATGTCTAAACGTCAAAGGGCCGAACCCGCACCGGTCCGATACCACCGCCCATCGAAACTACCTTGAAACATTGACAACCTTTTCACAACtagtaatgtaaataaattgttgGCAAAAACTGAATGACGGTGGCTGCCCCCAGCGAAAGTATACATCTTACAATACTGACTTACTCGATAGTATTTACAGGATTTTTGTGACTTAAAATTCGTATAACAATCATAATCACTTGAGAATTTGTAGTTCCGCTATGAATTTACAATGTAATATCACTATAGCTACCGTTATTACTATGGTTGACGATATGATAACATCACAATATTAAACCGCTCAAAGCGGCATGCCTTCGAGACTATACTTTACAAAATAGGAATGTTCTGCACACGCACAATATTTACACATACTTGCTAGACAGCTGCTTGGCCAACTCCGTGTACTTGAGAAACTTCGAATGGGGACTCTCCTCGAAACCCGGAGGAACTGGCGGACTCTTGCTCCCGGTGGAGCCCGGGCCGCTGGACCCGCTCGGCGGCGCCACCGAGGTACCCTTCAGCGGTACTCCTTCGCTGGACGTACTCGAGCCCTGGTGCGACGACTTGAGGGCGATCGGGTCCGGAATCACCCCGTCCTTGACGAAGTGCATCTTTGACAAGTGGTGCCTGTACGCGCCCTTCGAGATGAAGGGCGTATCGCAAAAGGCGCATTTCATTATAGAATCCGACGTCATCACTGCATCGTTGCACGCCCAGCTGAAGGCCAGAATCGCCCCGGGCGTCGTCCCGGCATTCGATGGAATATTATTCGTGTTGGCGTTGACACTAGAATTTGATGTCGAAGAATGTGTTCGGTTGTTTGTGTGGGTTTCAGTCTTATCACATAGTTTTTGTAAGGCTGCTAACGGATGACTCGAGCCCCTTTTGCCGCCTGACGGCTGCAGTGCGTCGCTGGTGGAGTTGTTGCCGGACAAGTTGTCGAACATCGAGCTCAACGCCCCCAAACTACCACCCGGTTTTCTGTCCCCGTTGGTACTCCGGGGAGTACCGGAACGGTCGCTGCTTGCTGGACTCGTGCTGTTCCGACAAGGACTACTCGCGTGAGCTTCGGCCGCTTGTCGGGGACTCGCCAACGGAGTCCCCGATCGTTTGTCGTCGTCGTCTTCCTTTGCGCAGTTGCTGTGAAAGCTTCGCTCATCCTCATCGCGCTCTTCAGCCTCACGCTTTATATTAACATTATGGTTATCTAACCTTTCTTCGTCGTCGATTTCCTTTTTCACTACGACGTCGCCGTCGTGGTCGTGAGCTTTGTCGGAAGTCGGTGATTTCTCTCGCTTGTCGGGAGTAGACCTGGGAGTACTGTTCATGGGAATTCCAGGCGGTTCCATTTTGCGTTCGGGTGTTAACGAGTCTACACGACTGCTACCTCGTTCTGATATTGAGCTCGATTCGCTGCCGCTCCTCTCTCGTCTACCGTAATGATGGCTCTGTTGCTGATGGTAGCTTCTCAACAAGTTCATCGTCTGAGCGTCTACTAAGGGTTTAGTATAGTCGACGCTCTCGTCGATTCCTAATCGTTTCAAGATGCTGGAACCCATGGGAGCTGCTGTAGGACCGTGACCGGGAAAAGACGAGTTTTGGCGAGATCTCGAGTCAAAACTCTTCTCGATTAGTTTTTCTATAGCGTTTAGAACGGATGGTGAAGATCCGTTGTTGCTTTCAGGAACATTGGTACCATCCTTGTTGGTACTGAGATCAGTGACGGAAGGCGAACGCTGTTGCGGCGACGGAGATTTGTCGCAATTTTGTTTGGACTTCTCTCTGGTAGGACTCTCCGGTGGTAAAATATTATTAGACATGAGCGCATTCTTCAGGAAATTTCTCTGATTACTTCCGATAGTACCCCCTCCAACGCACTGTCTTATGTGATCTACAAACAAAGAAGTCTCAATTTTGTTGCCGCATTTTTCGCAAGTTATTCGACCCGCCCCCGAGGGATCGCGCATCTTCTCGATCAAACTTGCGCTGTCGCAGTTTTTGAATTCATGCTGAGCCCTCTCCAGTTCTAAAAGTTTGCGCACGGGAAGGGATTTCTTGCGTTTTTCCCGCGTCTGTCTTCGTCGACCTCCACTTTCTGTGATCGACCTCATTATGTGTTCTTTGTAGTGCGAGTTTTTGACCATGTGATTGCTGAGTTCTTTCAACGAACTGAAAGCTTGATCGCAGACCTTGCAGGTGAGGACGGCGCTCACGTGGCTACTGGGACCTCCGGGTGGTTGGTTATTACCGGAGCCGCTCCCGCCCCCGCCACCTTTGGCGTCGTCAGTAGATCGCCACGAAATAATCTGTTCTTGAGAGATGATGTTCGTGTAGTGTTGAGTCTGTTGCATGTGGCTCGTCATCTCGGCTAGTGACCTAAAGCTTTGACCACACCACATGCACTTCAAAATTTGTCTGGTCTGCTCGGCTCCCTTGCCCAGCCAAACATCTTGTCCCCTCACTAGTTTTCGTGGAAGGGGCATCGTTTCTTTGATTAACATGTTGAGATCTGATGAATTAGGTTTGCTCGAGTTTGTCGAAGAGGTACTCGTGTTTGTGTTCGAAGGCGACGTTATTTGTGGTTGGGGATTAATAATTTGTGATTGCATCGGAGGGACGGGAACGTTTACTCCACAGTGTTTGGCTTCTTTCATATGGGTGGTCATAGCGGCCAGACTGGGAAAGCTTTGTTTGCACCACACGCACTTTAGCACGTCTTTTGCTTGCTCTGCACCCTTGTTTAACCAGTGCGATTGCCAGGCGCTATGTCTATTGCTGGCGGAATTTCCGGGGGCGGCGTTCGCCATACTGCGGAATAGATCCTCACCTCCGAGCTTGCTCAACTCGCTCATCTTTTCGAGAGCTTTGGTGGCATCGCTCGGAGTCGGTCCCCCGTGTTTCAGCTTACCGTTCCACAAGTCCGGCGAGTTGTTAGTCTTCGGCGATAAGTTGGAcgccgccgccaccgccgCGGCGAAGTACGGCAGATGCGAAGCACCGATAGGCGACGGCCACTGGGGTAATACTTGTTGCGGTTTGAAGTCAGTCCTCGGTTTGCGATTTGGCGGTTGCGAAGCGGAGTCTTCAGAGGTGCGCTTCCGACTGCTCACGCTCAAATCCAGGGGACCATTCCCCGGCTCGCCTGCCGGCGGCGTGCTCGGCTTGCTCAAGTTCACAACGTCAGAGTCACTGTCAGCGTCACTTTTTTGGCCACGTTTACTAAAGTCTAAGATACCGTCACCGGGGGGCGAATGCATCGGCGCGTCCACCTGGTGGAGGGCTCCCGGAGGCGAAGACGAAGACGACACCAGAGG encodes:
- the tio gene encoding protein tiptop isoform X3: MTPNSAASPPPPEEDAASPTPGDVPTPSSPRSVSEDPLNCRDLANSRCNSRESSDSLVQPRCPSGESMLSERAALLRGVPIAASALSPVGVTLPATLPAAAAAALLPPQTAAMAAYLNAAAVAAAAQQSHRLMMTSPSGYNRAAVSPLVSSSSSPPGALHQVDAPMHSPPGDGILDFSKRGQKSDADSDSDVVNLSKPSTPPAGEPGNGPLDLSVSSRKRTSEDSASQPPNRKPRTDFKPQQVLPQWPSPIGASHLPYFAAAVAAASNLSPKTNNSPDLWNGKLKHGGPTPSDATKALEKMSELSKLGGEDLFRSMANAAPGNSASNRHSAWQSHWLNKGAEQAKDVLKCVWCKQSFPSLAAMTTHMKEAKHCGVNVPVPPMQSQIINPQPQITSPSNTNTSTSSTNSSKPNSSDLNMLIKETMPLPRKLVRGQDVWLGKGAEQTRQILKCMWCGQSFRSLAEMTSHMQQTQHYTNIISQEQIISWRSTDDAKGGGGGSGSGNNQPPGGPSSHVSAVLTCKVCDQAFSSLKELSNHMVKNSHYKEHIMRSITESGGRRRQTREKRKKSLPVRKLLELERAQHEFKNCDSASLIEKMRDPSGAGRITCEKCGNKIETSLFVDHIRQCVGGGTIGSNQRNFLKNALMSNNILPPESPTREKSKQNCDKSPSPQQRSPSVTDLSTNKDGTNVPESNNGSSPSVLNAIEKLIEKSFDSRSRQNSSFPGHGPTAAPMGSSILKRLGIDESVDYTKPLVDAQTMNLLRSYHQQQSHHYGRRERSGSESSSISERGSSRVDSLTPERKMEPPGIPMNSTPRSTPDKREKSPTSDKAHDHDGDVVVKKEIDDEERLDNHNVNIKREAEERDEDERSFHSNCAKEDDDDKRSGTPLASPRQAAEAHASSPCRNSTSPASSDRSGTPRSTNGDRKPGGSLGALSSMFDNLSGNNSTSDALQPSGGKRGSSHPLAALQKLCDKTETHTNNRTHSSTSNSSVNANTNNIPSNAGTTPGAILAFSWACNDAVMTSDSIMKCAFCDTPFISKGAYRHHLSKMHFVKDGVIPDPIALKSSHQGSSTSSEGVPLKGTSVAPPSGSSGPGSTGSKSPPVPPGFEESPHSKFLKYTELAKQLSSKYV
- the tio gene encoding protein tiptop isoform X2 — protein: MPRRKQDCPKRMKWEGGEEGSPEEGDKLEGDEDTGSMTPNSAASPPPPEEDAASPTPGDVPTPSSPRSVSEDPLNCRDLANSRCNSRESSDSLVQPRCPSGESMLSERAALLRGVPIAASALSPVGVTLPATLPAAAAAALLPPQTAAMAAYLNAAAVAAAAQQSHRLMMTSPSGYNRAAVSPLVSSSSSPPGALHQVDAPMHSPPGDGILDFSKRGQKSDADSDSDVVNLSKPSTPPAGEPGNGPLDLSVSSRKRTSEDSASQPPNRKPRTDFKPQQVLPQWPSPIGASHLPYFAAAVAAASNLSPKTNNSPDLWNGKLKHGGPTPSDATKALEKMSELSKLGGEDLFRSMANAAPGNSASNRHSAWQSHWLNKGAEQAKDVLKCVWCKQSFPSLAAMTTHMKEAKHCGVNVPVPPMQSQIINPQPQITSPSNTNTSTSSTNSSKPNSSDLNMLIKETMPLPRKLVRGQDVWLGKGAEQTRQILKCMWCGQSFRSLAEMTSHMQQTQHYTNIISQEQIISWRSTDDAKGGGGGSGSGNNQPPGGPSSHVSAVLTCKVCDQAFSSLKELSNHMVKNSHYKEHIMRSITESGGRRRQTREKRKKSLPVRKLLELERAQHEFKNCDSASLIEKMRDPSGAGRITCEKCGNKIETSLFVDHIRQCVGGGTIGSNQRNFLKNALMSNNILPPESPTREKSKQNCDKSPSPQQRSPSVTDLSTNKDGTNVPESNNGSSPSVLNAIEKLIEKSFDSRSRQNSSFPGHGPTAAPMGSSILKRLGIDESVDYTKPLVDAQTMNLLRSYHQQQSHHYGRRERSGSESSSISERGSSRVDSLTPERKMEPPGIPMNSTPRSTPDKREKSPTSDKAHDHDGDVVVKKEIDDEERLDNHNVNIKREAEERDEDERSFHSNCAKEDDDDKRSGTPLASPRQAAEAHASSPCRNSTSPASSDRSGTPRSTNGDRKPGGSLGALSSMFDNLSGNNSTSDALQPSGGKRGSSHPLAALQKLCDKTETHTNNRTHSSTSNSSVNANTNNIPSNAGTTPGAILAFSWACNDAVMTSDSIMKCAFCDTPFISKGAYRHHLSKMHFVKDGVIPDPIALKSSHQGSSTSSEGVPLKGTSVAPPSGSSGPGSTGSKSPPVPPGFEESPHSKFLKYTELAKQLSSKYV
- the tio gene encoding protein tiptop isoform X1 — translated: MPRRKQDCPKRMKYKYFQKFFIAFGEGGEEGSPEEGDKLEGDEDTGSMTPNSAASPPPPEEDAASPTPGDVPTPSSPRSVSEDPLNCRDLANSRCNSRESSDSLVQPRCPSGESMLSERAALLRGVPIAASALSPVGVTLPATLPAAAAAALLPPQTAAMAAYLNAAAVAAAAQQSHRLMMTSPSGYNRAAVSPLVSSSSSPPGALHQVDAPMHSPPGDGILDFSKRGQKSDADSDSDVVNLSKPSTPPAGEPGNGPLDLSVSSRKRTSEDSASQPPNRKPRTDFKPQQVLPQWPSPIGASHLPYFAAAVAAASNLSPKTNNSPDLWNGKLKHGGPTPSDATKALEKMSELSKLGGEDLFRSMANAAPGNSASNRHSAWQSHWLNKGAEQAKDVLKCVWCKQSFPSLAAMTTHMKEAKHCGVNVPVPPMQSQIINPQPQITSPSNTNTSTSSTNSSKPNSSDLNMLIKETMPLPRKLVRGQDVWLGKGAEQTRQILKCMWCGQSFRSLAEMTSHMQQTQHYTNIISQEQIISWRSTDDAKGGGGGSGSGNNQPPGGPSSHVSAVLTCKVCDQAFSSLKELSNHMVKNSHYKEHIMRSITESGGRRRQTREKRKKSLPVRKLLELERAQHEFKNCDSASLIEKMRDPSGAGRITCEKCGNKIETSLFVDHIRQCVGGGTIGSNQRNFLKNALMSNNILPPESPTREKSKQNCDKSPSPQQRSPSVTDLSTNKDGTNVPESNNGSSPSVLNAIEKLIEKSFDSRSRQNSSFPGHGPTAAPMGSSILKRLGIDESVDYTKPLVDAQTMNLLRSYHQQQSHHYGRRERSGSESSSISERGSSRVDSLTPERKMEPPGIPMNSTPRSTPDKREKSPTSDKAHDHDGDVVVKKEIDDEERLDNHNVNIKREAEERDEDERSFHSNCAKEDDDDKRSGTPLASPRQAAEAHASSPCRNSTSPASSDRSGTPRSTNGDRKPGGSLGALSSMFDNLSGNNSTSDALQPSGGKRGSSHPLAALQKLCDKTETHTNNRTHSSTSNSSVNANTNNIPSNAGTTPGAILAFSWACNDAVMTSDSIMKCAFCDTPFISKGAYRHHLSKMHFVKDGVIPDPIALKSSHQGSSTSSEGVPLKGTSVAPPSGSSGPGSTGSKSPPVPPGFEESPHSKFLKYTELAKQLSSKYV